Proteins found in one archaeon genomic segment:
- a CDS encoding 30S ribosomal protein S15, which yields MARIHSHRHGKSHQTRPISKVVPAWVATSKEEVRSVVLKMGKDGISPSRIGTALRDDYGVPLVKPMLGSSISKILAEGNAAPKMPQDLQDLIDRAQRVQRHLRTHRSDRKNVHSLELVEAKIYRLSKYYKQRALLPNDFKYTAVVAQLA from the coding sequence TTGGCAAGGATTCACTCTCACAGGCACGGAAAGTCTCACCAGACTCGGCCGATCAGCAAGGTCGTCCCCGCGTGGGTCGCCACGAGCAAGGAGGAAGTCCGCTCCGTAGTTCTCAAGATGGGTAAGGACGGGATCTCTCCTAGTCGGATAGGCACCGCCCTCAGGGACGATTACGGAGTCCCCTTGGTGAAGCCGATGCTCGGTTCCTCGATCTCGAAGATCCTGGCGGAAGGCAACGCCGCACCGAAGATGCCACAGGACCTTCAGGACCTCATCGACAGGGCGCAGAGGGTGCAGAGGCACCTCCGTACCCACAGGAGCGACCGCAAGAACGTTCACTCTCTCGAGCTTGTCGAAGCCAAGATCTACAGGCTCTCGAAGTACTACAAGCAGAGGGCCCTGCTCCCCAACGACTTCAAGTACACGGCCGTGGTCGCACAGCTAGCCTAG
- a CDS encoding CoA transferase: MGFLDGVRVVDATRLFPGGYATMLLSDMGAEVTKVEQPGLGDYMRATPPTKRGKSPVHDIVNRNKSSIGVDLKSKEGRGVMRRLLERADVFVEGFRPGAMKRLGFSYEEVKTISPKIVYCSISAYGQKSPLSSMPGHDVNFQAMAGTLSYGPPTPPLLQLGDLASGMHAALAILGALAGRRGPVYIDVPIVPSLASWMVLPAATYIATGEEPVPGHSLIFGSTPYYSIYPTSDGRHVAVAAIEERFWHNLVVALGVPELEGKRFGSPPERRQVKSTLKKIFSARTRDHWARLLMHKDTCVTPVLTVSEALQSDWAKAAGALVRVPHSGHVLGAPVLSRPRMRSKPQTQAPELGADTPRILESLGYSRAEVARLRRSHAVQ; encoded by the coding sequence GTGGGCTTTCTGGACGGCGTCAGGGTCGTCGACGCAACTCGCCTCTTCCCCGGCGGCTACGCCACGATGCTCCTCTCTGACATGGGTGCAGAAGTCACCAAGGTCGAGCAGCCCGGCCTGGGCGACTACATGCGGGCGACGCCCCCGACCAAGCGAGGGAAGAGTCCCGTCCACGACATAGTCAACCGGAACAAGTCGAGCATCGGGGTCGACCTGAAGTCCAAGGAAGGTCGAGGGGTCATGAGGCGCCTCCTCGAGCGTGCCGACGTCTTCGTCGAGGGGTTCAGGCCGGGGGCGATGAAGAGGCTGGGGTTCTCGTATGAAGAAGTGAAAACCATCAGCCCGAAGATAGTGTACTGCTCGATCTCCGCCTACGGCCAGAAGAGCCCTCTGAGCTCGATGCCTGGGCACGACGTCAACTTCCAGGCGATGGCCGGTACGCTCTCCTACGGCCCTCCGACCCCTCCCCTTCTGCAGCTCGGCGACCTGGCTTCGGGGATGCACGCCGCGCTCGCAATACTTGGCGCTCTCGCCGGGCGGCGTGGGCCCGTCTACATCGACGTCCCCATTGTCCCGTCCCTTGCGTCTTGGATGGTCCTCCCCGCGGCGACCTACATCGCGACCGGCGAGGAGCCTGTCCCGGGGCACAGCCTGATCTTCGGGTCGACGCCCTACTACAGCATCTACCCGACCTCCGACGGGCGCCACGTAGCCGTCGCCGCGATCGAGGAGAGGTTCTGGCACAACCTGGTCGTGGCACTCGGGGTGCCCGAGCTGGAAGGCAAGAGGTTCGGGAGCCCTCCGGAGCGACGGCAGGTGAAGTCCACGCTGAAGAAGATCTTCTCCGCGAGGACGAGGGACCACTGGGCTCGTCTCCTGATGCACAAGGATACGTGCGTCACCCCAGTCCTGACCGTCTCAGAGGCGCTCCAGAGCGACTGGGCAAAGGCTGCGGGCGCCCTCGTCCGGGTCCCGCACAGCGGGCACGTCCTGGGCGCCCCGGTCCTGTCTCGTCCGAGGATGAGGTCCAAGCCCCAGACTCAGGCGCCCGAGCTCGGGGCAGACACGCCCAGGATCCTCGAATCGCTGGGATACTCACGCGCCGAAGTGGCCCGGCTGCGCCGCTCTCATGCGGTCCAGTAG
- the serS gene encoding serine--tRNA ligase yields the protein MIDIKVVRENPGAIVESLRRRGAEGKAPLVEEAASADSDWRRLKTEVDRLRHKHNELTAQIAGLKKGGKSADEKLVEVKEIPRQIKDLEARAEERRLRLDKILMSLPNLLHQSVPQGKDESDSVVVRTWGEGPAFKFEPKDHLDILNGLGMLDMERAAKVAGARFSFLKGDAVRLEHAIMRFALDFLAAKGFTPVEPPFMLNRASYEGAVNIDDFGPVIYKLEGEDLNLIATSEHSLVAMHSDEILEPKGLPMRYAGLSPCFRVEAGAHGRDTKGIFRVHQFYKVEQVAFCRPEESWAIHEELIGNTEEIYRAIGIPHRVVTLCSGDTGFMSAKTYDIEAWLPGQGKYREMGSASNVTDFQSRRLAIRYRDKQSDPTSLVHTLNSTAVVTRTLVALVENFQLADGSVTIPKVLHPYMGGTTSLKRQ from the coding sequence TTGATCGACATCAAGGTAGTCAGGGAGAACCCCGGCGCGATAGTCGAGAGCCTCCGCCGACGGGGGGCTGAAGGTAAGGCTCCCTTGGTCGAAGAGGCCGCCTCCGCCGACTCGGACTGGCGCCGGCTCAAGACCGAGGTCGACCGCCTCAGGCACAAGCACAACGAGCTGACGGCCCAGATAGCCGGCCTGAAGAAGGGGGGGAAGTCAGCCGATGAGAAGCTGGTAGAGGTCAAGGAGATACCACGCCAGATCAAGGACCTCGAAGCTCGGGCAGAGGAGAGGCGTCTGCGCCTCGATAAGATCCTGATGTCCCTCCCCAACCTGCTGCACCAGAGCGTCCCCCAGGGGAAGGACGAGTCCGACAGCGTCGTAGTCCGCACGTGGGGCGAGGGCCCTGCTTTCAAGTTCGAGCCCAAGGACCACCTGGACATTCTGAACGGCCTAGGCATGCTCGACATGGAGCGGGCGGCCAAGGTCGCCGGTGCGCGCTTTTCCTTCCTGAAGGGCGACGCCGTCAGGCTCGAGCACGCGATAATGCGCTTCGCCCTCGACTTCCTGGCCGCCAAGGGCTTCACGCCGGTGGAGCCGCCCTTCATGCTCAACCGAGCGTCATACGAGGGGGCGGTCAACATCGACGACTTCGGTCCGGTCATCTACAAGTTAGAGGGCGAGGACCTCAACCTGATCGCCACCTCCGAGCACTCGCTGGTCGCGATGCACAGCGACGAGATCCTCGAGCCGAAGGGCCTCCCCATGCGCTATGCAGGCCTCTCGCCATGCTTCAGAGTTGAAGCCGGGGCCCACGGGAGGGACACCAAGGGCATCTTCAGAGTGCACCAGTTCTACAAGGTCGAGCAGGTCGCATTCTGCAGGCCTGAGGAGAGCTGGGCCATCCACGAGGAGCTGATAGGGAACACCGAGGAGATCTACAGGGCCATCGGCATCCCCCACCGCGTCGTGACCCTCTGCAGCGGGGACACCGGATTCATGTCAGCCAAGACCTACGACATCGAGGCCTGGCTGCCGGGACAGGGGAAGTACAGGGAGATGGGGTCGGCCAGCAACGTGACCGACTTCCAGTCGCGGCGCCTCGCCATCAGGTACAGAGACAAGCAGAGCGACCCAACCTCTCTCGTCCACACCCTGAACTCTACGGCCGTCGTGACCAGGACCCTCGTGGCCCTCGTCGAGAACTTCCAACTGGCTGACGGCTCGGTGACAATACCAAAGGTCCTCCACCCCTACATGGGCGGGACGACCTCGCTCAAACGGCAGTGA
- a CDS encoding 30S ribosomal protein S3ae encodes MPKKVAKVRDKWKLKTWVTVTASASFGNAPIARVPLTDIEKPTGRVIETTLYDILKQDPQHYAFKLFFQIDRVEGETAHTVFKGHEYSREFLRSLIRRGSSMSDFIKDYTTKDGYVVRVYCMALSQGKMNSSKKHDLRIVMDKVIAEKAGGMNYEGFAQELVLQKVASDVYNEAKKVTHLRHVGVRKSKLISRPEAKRAEALAPLAA; translated from the coding sequence TTGCCGAAGAAGGTCGCCAAGGTCAGAGACAAGTGGAAGCTGAAGACCTGGGTCACAGTCACTGCCTCTGCTTCGTTCGGCAACGCTCCGATCGCTAGGGTCCCGCTCACCGACATCGAGAAGCCCACGGGGAGGGTCATCGAGACGACGCTCTACGACATCCTGAAGCAGGACCCCCAGCACTACGCGTTCAAGCTCTTCTTCCAGATCGACCGGGTAGAAGGGGAGACCGCCCACACGGTCTTCAAGGGCCACGAATACTCGAGAGAATTCCTTAGGAGCCTGATCAGGCGCGGCTCCTCGATGTCTGACTTCATCAAGGACTACACGACCAAGGACGGATACGTCGTGAGAGTCTACTGCATGGCCCTGTCTCAAGGAAAGATGAACAGCTCCAAGAAGCACGACCTCCGCATCGTCATGGACAAGGTAATCGCGGAGAAGGCAGGGGGGATGAACTACGAAGGCTTCGCTCAGGAACTCGTCCTGCAGAAGGTGGCGTCGGACGTCTACAACGAGGCGAAGAAGGTCACGCACCTGAGGCACGTGGGGGTGCGAAAGAGCAAGCTGATCTCCAGGCCCGAAGCCAAGCGAGCCGAGGCCCTAGCCCCGCTTGCTGCCTGA
- a CDS encoding MBL fold metallo-hydrolase — protein sequence MWTFGGVQVRWLGHDGFVLQGSKTVVIDPFKAKGDYKADLLLISHEHQDHLSEEDIRRFTGPSSTLVAPRICEEPLAKFDLEKVFLEPGSVVELKGVTVQAVAAYNVNKYREPGKLFHPKADGRVGYVVTLDGSRFYHAGDSDATPEMKALDVDVAFLPVSGTYVMTAEEAAEAAMAMKLKVAVPMHINKIVGSLADAKRFKDLVGGAVPVQILEEE from the coding sequence TTGTGGACTTTCGGAGGAGTCCAGGTCCGCTGGCTAGGGCACGACGGGTTCGTACTCCAAGGAAGCAAGACCGTTGTCATAGACCCCTTCAAGGCCAAGGGCGACTACAAGGCGGACCTCCTCCTGATATCTCACGAGCACCAAGACCACCTGAGCGAGGAGGACATCAGGCGCTTCACCGGCCCCTCATCGACCCTCGTCGCCCCGCGGATCTGCGAGGAGCCCCTAGCCAAGTTCGACCTCGAGAAGGTCTTCCTGGAGCCCGGGTCTGTTGTCGAGCTGAAGGGCGTGACGGTCCAGGCGGTCGCGGCGTACAACGTCAACAAGTACCGCGAGCCTGGGAAGCTCTTCCATCCGAAGGCTGACGGCCGCGTGGGATACGTCGTGACCCTCGACGGGTCCAGGTTCTACCACGCGGGCGACTCCGACGCGACCCCCGAGATGAAGGCCCTCGACGTGGACGTCGCCTTCCTCCCCGTCTCCGGGACGTACGTGATGACCGCGGAGGAGGCGGCGGAGGCTGCCATGGCGATGAAGCTGAAGGTTGCGGTGCCCATGCACATCAACAAAATCGTTGGGAGCCTCGCGGACGCCAAGAGGTTCAAGGACCTCGTCGGCGGCGCTGTGCCGGTCCAGATCCTCGAAGAGGAATAG
- a CDS encoding thiolase domain-containing protein: MGRVAIVGVGHSKFGRRTDVNVAELAFESIKGAVEDAGIDKKEIKNVVVGSAGGWYEESLPAVIVNEYAGLDSVGTMRVEAACASGSAALKAACNSIASGEGDIAMAVGVEKMTEVDTMTSVELIGRAGSYTWEFENYGMTFPAYYALYAVAHMNRFGTTEEDMARVAVKAHHYGSMNPNAQFQKEITIEKALGSQVVSWPLKLYDACPLSDGSAAVILASEDVARKLTDTPVWVRGIGYSSDSANLSRRPDYVGLGASVEAARRAYSIAKVEPSSVDVATCHDCFTIAELMAYEDLGFCKKGEGAKMIREGETEIGGRIPVNLDGGLKAKGHPIGATGVSMAVEVTKQLRNEAGSRQAPIKNGIGLVHNVGGTGHYAYVTILSRD, encoded by the coding sequence ATGGGCCGCGTAGCGATCGTCGGCGTAGGGCACTCGAAGTTCGGGAGGAGGACGGACGTGAACGTTGCTGAGCTCGCCTTCGAGTCGATAAAGGGTGCGGTCGAAGATGCGGGCATCGACAAGAAGGAGATCAAGAACGTGGTTGTCGGCAGCGCCGGCGGCTGGTACGAGGAGTCCCTCCCCGCCGTGATAGTCAACGAATACGCGGGGCTCGACTCGGTGGGCACGATGAGGGTCGAGGCAGCCTGCGCGAGCGGGAGCGCCGCCTTGAAGGCTGCCTGCAACTCGATAGCCAGTGGCGAGGGGGACATCGCCATGGCTGTGGGCGTCGAGAAGATGACCGAGGTTGACACCATGACATCCGTGGAGCTGATCGGAAGAGCCGGCTCGTACACCTGGGAGTTCGAGAACTACGGGATGACCTTCCCCGCTTACTACGCGCTGTACGCGGTCGCCCACATGAACAGGTTCGGGACGACGGAGGAGGACATGGCGCGGGTCGCGGTCAAGGCCCACCACTACGGGTCGATGAACCCCAACGCCCAGTTCCAGAAGGAGATCACGATTGAGAAGGCCCTGGGCTCGCAGGTAGTCTCCTGGCCCTTGAAGCTCTACGACGCGTGCCCCCTTTCCGATGGGTCCGCCGCTGTCATCCTTGCCTCCGAGGACGTGGCCAGGAAGCTGACCGACACACCGGTCTGGGTCAGGGGGATCGGGTACTCGTCCGACTCCGCGAACCTGAGCCGGCGCCCTGACTACGTGGGCCTCGGGGCCTCGGTCGAGGCCGCAAGACGAGCGTACTCGATAGCGAAGGTCGAGCCATCCTCGGTGGACGTCGCGACCTGCCATGACTGCTTCACGATCGCGGAGCTGATGGCTTACGAAGACCTCGGGTTCTGCAAGAAGGGGGAGGGGGCCAAGATGATCAGAGAAGGCGAGACTGAGATAGGCGGCCGGATCCCGGTCAACCTCGACGGCGGCCTCAAGGCGAAGGGGCATCCGATCGGGGCGACCGGAGTTTCAATGGCCGTCGAAGTGACCAAGCAGCTGCGGAACGAGGCCGGGAGCAGGCAGGCCCCGATCAAGAACGGGATCGGCCTGGTCCACAACGTAGGGGGCACGGGGCACTACGCGTACGTCACCATACTCTCGAGGGACTGA
- a CDS encoding DHH family phosphoesterase translates to MPDPEGLRARYASLAPQMVELAQSGKRILAVTHIDADGLCSGSLVFSALKSARANITLRTVPDLDPKGVAALASQKYDYYILTDLASTLLDELESALAGRYLVIDHHQIKESDSQRPSVVNAWAYGYDGGREACSSTMAYFFAASVDPSARALASLAVVGALADRQDSGPGRSLTGLNRAALEHAQSAGLISTANDLMLTGRETRPVHESVALTSTPLLKGVTGNKDAILAALHQSGLALKEGSVWRSVSSLSADEKKKVIEVLASMVGQAEGATEALAGLFGEVYTLELEDPYTPLRDAREFGTLLNSCGRMEASGVGVAVCLGDRSESLAAAMKTLSDYRAGISRALESLTSDPSRISTQGSLVLVRGEGAVDEKLLGPVLSILTSTPSYRDKVVVGFATSRDSDVKVSSRVGDSYPGVVNLAKLMRDSAEAVSGVGGGHSMAAGAKIPASMADAFSKAIAERVSP, encoded by the coding sequence ATGCCCGACCCGGAAGGCCTCAGAGCCCGATACGCATCCCTCGCTCCCCAGATGGTGGAGCTCGCCCAGTCCGGGAAGAGGATCCTTGCAGTCACCCACATCGACGCCGACGGCCTCTGCAGCGGCTCTCTCGTCTTCTCGGCGCTGAAGTCTGCCCGGGCCAACATCACACTCAGAACGGTCCCTGACCTGGACCCCAAGGGAGTAGCCGCGTTGGCCTCCCAGAAGTACGACTACTACATCCTCACCGACCTGGCCTCGACCCTCCTCGACGAGCTCGAGTCGGCTCTCGCCGGAAGGTACCTGGTCATCGACCACCATCAGATCAAGGAAAGTGACTCCCAGAGGCCGTCGGTGGTCAACGCCTGGGCCTATGGATACGATGGCGGTCGAGAGGCTTGCTCCTCGACTATGGCCTACTTCTTCGCCGCCTCGGTGGACCCGTCCGCCCGGGCCCTCGCATCGCTCGCGGTCGTCGGCGCGCTCGCGGACAGGCAGGACTCCGGGCCGGGCAGGTCCCTGACAGGGCTCAACAGGGCCGCGCTCGAGCACGCGCAGTCGGCGGGCCTCATCTCCACGGCCAACGACCTGATGCTGACCGGCCGAGAGACGCGTCCCGTTCACGAGTCAGTCGCGCTGACATCTACTCCGCTCCTCAAGGGCGTCACCGGGAACAAGGACGCCATCCTCGCCGCGCTCCACCAATCCGGGCTCGCCCTGAAGGAAGGAAGTGTCTGGCGCTCGGTCTCATCTCTCAGCGCTGACGAGAAGAAGAAGGTCATTGAGGTGCTCGCGAGCATGGTCGGGCAGGCGGAAGGAGCAACAGAGGCCCTCGCCGGGCTCTTCGGGGAGGTCTACACGCTCGAGCTCGAGGACCCCTACACGCCCCTGAGGGACGCCAGGGAGTTTGGAACTCTGCTCAACTCCTGCGGGCGGATGGAGGCCTCAGGGGTCGGGGTAGCGGTCTGCCTGGGGGACAGGTCCGAGTCCTTGGCCGCCGCAATGAAGACGCTGTCAGACTACAGGGCCGGGATCAGCAGAGCCCTGGAGTCTCTCACCTCCGACCCTTCGAGGATCTCCACGCAGGGCTCGCTCGTGCTGGTCAGGGGCGAGGGGGCGGTCGACGAGAAGCTCCTGGGTCCTGTGCTCTCGATCCTGACCTCGACCCCGAGCTACAGGGACAAGGTCGTGGTGGGATTCGCGACGAGCCGGGACTCTGACGTCAAGGTCTCCTCCAGGGTCGGGGACTCCTATCCAGGGGTGGTAAACCTGGCCAAGCTGATGCGCGATTCGGCCGAGGCCGTGTCTGGGGTGGGTGGGGGCCACTCGATGGCAGCAGGGGCAAAGATCCCGGCCTCGATGGCCGACGCCTTCTCCAAGGCCATCGCTGAGCGGGTCTCTCCTTGA
- the tsaD gene encoding tRNA (adenosine(37)-N6)-threonylcarbamoyltransferase complex transferase subunit TsaD, with protein MEYAVGIESTAHTFSVSVVTSTGKILSNSKNVFKAPAGSGIHPFEASQSHQRAAEGVLRHALGEAGVPLERVSAVCYSMGPGLGPCLRVGAVVSRTLALAANVPLVPVNHAVGHIELGCLVTGAKDPIVLLVSGGHTMVISFGGRRWRVLGESLDLTLGQLLDQFGRHAGLSSPCGGAIEAAARRSKNFIPLPYSVKGNDVSFSGLLTAAKSLLDGGRSFEDLCYSIQETAFAMVAEVTERALALTGKKEVLIVGGVAANRRLSSMMTKMARRHRARVASTPPELSGDCGAQIAWTGWLAHSAGISVPVAEADVKQSWRVDSVDIPWRS; from the coding sequence TTGGAATACGCAGTCGGCATAGAGAGCACGGCCCACACCTTCTCTGTCTCGGTGGTTACCTCCACTGGGAAGATACTGTCGAACTCCAAGAACGTCTTCAAGGCGCCCGCCGGCTCGGGCATCCACCCCTTCGAGGCCTCCCAGAGCCACCAGAGGGCGGCAGAAGGGGTCCTGAGACACGCCCTCGGCGAGGCCGGGGTCCCCCTCGAGAGGGTCTCCGCAGTCTGCTACTCGATGGGGCCAGGCCTGGGCCCCTGCCTCAGGGTCGGGGCGGTCGTCTCCAGGACGCTGGCGCTGGCAGCCAACGTCCCTCTCGTACCAGTCAACCACGCGGTCGGCCACATCGAGCTCGGGTGTCTCGTGACGGGCGCGAAGGATCCCATCGTCCTCCTCGTCTCGGGCGGCCACACGATGGTGATCTCGTTCGGCGGTAGAAGGTGGAGAGTCCTGGGCGAGTCGCTCGACCTGACACTCGGGCAGCTCCTCGACCAGTTCGGCAGGCACGCCGGGCTCTCTTCTCCGTGCGGGGGCGCCATCGAAGCCGCCGCCAGGCGCTCGAAGAACTTCATCCCACTCCCCTACTCCGTGAAAGGCAACGACGTCTCCTTCTCCGGGCTCCTGACCGCCGCGAAGTCGCTCCTTGACGGAGGGCGCTCCTTCGAAGACCTCTGCTACTCGATACAAGAGACTGCCTTCGCGATGGTGGCAGAGGTCACGGAGCGGGCCCTCGCCCTCACCGGCAAGAAAGAGGTCCTCATAGTCGGCGGGGTGGCGGCGAACCGAAGGCTCTCATCGATGATGACAAAGATGGCTCGGAGGCACCGCGCCAGGGTCGCTTCGACCCCGCCGGAGCTCAGCGGGGACTGCGGCGCCCAGATTGCGTGGACCGGTTGGCTCGCCCACTCCGCAGGGATCAGCGTCCCGGTCGCGGAGGCGGACGTAAAGCAATCATGGAGGGTCGACTCTGTCGACATCCCCTGGAGGAGCTGA
- a CDS encoding Zn-ribbon domain-containing OB-fold protein produces MSGDPALHSRRSLTLRFDIPISRTKEFWDALREGRFVTTKCKECGNVAFPPQADCSRCMSSQFEWVDLGKEATLVTFTRVQITPASFVENDPYVIAIAEFKGGTKALAWLEGVEAEKAKPGMKVKVESRTSKEGNPYYVFVQA; encoded by the coding sequence TTGTCCGGAGACCCTGCCCTCCACTCCCGGCGCTCCCTGACCCTGAGGTTCGACATCCCGATATCGAGGACGAAGGAGTTCTGGGACGCCCTCCGGGAAGGTCGCTTCGTGACAACGAAGTGCAAGGAGTGCGGGAACGTCGCCTTCCCGCCTCAGGCTGACTGCTCAAGGTGCATGAGCTCCCAATTCGAATGGGTCGACCTGGGCAAGGAGGCGACCCTGGTGACATTCACGCGGGTGCAGATCACCCCTGCCAGCTTCGTCGAGAACGACCCCTACGTGATTGCGATCGCCGAGTTCAAGGGCGGCACAAAGGCGCTCGCCTGGCTCGAGGGGGTCGAGGCCGAGAAGGCCAAGCCCGGGATGAAAGTCAAAGTGGAGTCGAGGACGAGCAAGGAAGGAAACCCGTACTACGTATTCGTGCAGGCCTAG
- a CDS encoding acyl-CoA dehydrogenase family protein translates to METLVTRSEQALDETDYSELRKWAREFAKREVLPVAARIDRTDEYPFELQKKMGEYGLLGLSVPKEYGGLGLDLMGSVIVGEEISRVSLSAGFIMGVQNGLVGSAIALSGTEEQRSRYLPRLVKGEIIGAYGLTEPGAGSDAAGISTRATKDGDSYVVNGSKIFITQGAVADLLVFFARTGTPEDGAAGISAFIVEKGTPGFSVGQKLEVMGARGTATAELTFADCRIPASALMGREGDGFLIALTILSKSRIGAAAAAVGLAEAALEEAIKYAKKRNIFDRPLAKYEAIRFMIADMATRTEAAKLLTYKAASIHDKGDEFLKEAAMAKYFASETAVWVAERSIQIHGGYGVSKALPLERYLRDAKVLDIVEGTSEVQRWILSKELLDGE, encoded by the coding sequence ATGGAGACGTTGGTGACCCGTTCTGAGCAGGCTCTGGACGAGACAGACTACTCTGAGCTCAGAAAGTGGGCGCGGGAGTTCGCGAAGAGAGAGGTCCTCCCAGTCGCGGCCCGGATTGACAGGACTGACGAGTATCCGTTCGAGCTTCAGAAGAAGATGGGCGAATACGGCCTTCTCGGCCTTTCAGTCCCCAAGGAATACGGAGGGCTGGGCCTGGACCTGATGGGCTCGGTGATCGTCGGGGAGGAGATTTCGCGAGTGAGCCTCTCGGCGGGGTTCATCATGGGCGTCCAGAACGGCCTGGTCGGCAGCGCCATCGCTCTGTCCGGCACCGAGGAGCAGAGGTCAAGGTACCTGCCTCGCCTCGTAAAGGGAGAGATCATCGGGGCGTACGGGCTGACGGAGCCCGGAGCCGGCTCTGACGCCGCAGGGATCTCCACTAGGGCTACCAAGGACGGCGACTCATACGTCGTCAACGGGTCCAAGATCTTCATCACGCAGGGCGCGGTCGCGGACCTGCTCGTCTTCTTCGCCAGGACGGGCACGCCCGAGGACGGCGCCGCGGGGATCAGCGCCTTCATAGTCGAAAAGGGGACCCCGGGCTTCAGCGTCGGGCAGAAGCTCGAGGTGATGGGCGCGAGAGGGACAGCGACCGCCGAGCTCACGTTCGCGGACTGCCGGATCCCCGCCTCCGCCCTGATGGGCAGGGAAGGGGACGGATTCCTCATAGCGCTCACCATCCTCAGCAAGTCAAGGATAGGGGCGGCCGCGGCCGCCGTGGGCCTCGCCGAAGCGGCCCTCGAAGAGGCGATAAAGTACGCGAAGAAGAGGAACATCTTCGACAGGCCCCTCGCCAAGTACGAAGCGATCAGGTTCATGATCGCAGACATGGCGACGAGGACAGAGGCGGCGAAGCTCCTGACCTACAAGGCCGCATCCATCCACGACAAGGGCGACGAGTTCCTCAAGGAGGCGGCGATGGCGAAGTACTTCGCGAGCGAGACTGCGGTCTGGGTCGCGGAGCGCTCCATCCAGATCCACGGCGGGTACGGCGTGAGCAAGGCCCTCCCTCTCGAGAGGTACCTGCGCGACGCCAAGGTCCTGGACATCGTGGAGGGGACGTCGGAGGTCCAGCGATGGATCCTCTCAAAGGAACTCCTAGACGGGGAGTGA
- a CDS encoding SCP2 sterol-binding domain-containing protein: MAKFLSDEYFGDFQNALSSDAKWLEVSKGFKTTIAFNATDIGQNFLLVVENGATTLQKVSPGTAAEFSFDGTYDTWGKVVKGELDLQSAVLKGQLKFKGSLTKILMYRDRLTRVAEVMRDLPKEF; the protein is encoded by the coding sequence ATGGCCAAGTTCCTAAGTGACGAGTACTTCGGCGACTTCCAGAATGCACTTTCGTCCGATGCGAAGTGGCTGGAGGTCTCGAAGGGGTTCAAGACCACCATAGCGTTCAACGCGACCGACATCGGACAGAACTTTCTGCTCGTGGTGGAGAACGGTGCGACGACTCTGCAAAAAGTGTCGCCCGGGACGGCCGCGGAGTTTTCCTTCGACGGGACTTACGACACCTGGGGCAAGGTCGTGAAGGGAGAGCTCGACCTGCAGAGCGCGGTCCTGAAGGGGCAGCTCAAGTTCAAGGGCTCCCTTACCAAGATCCTGATGTACAGGGACAGGCTCACCAGGGTCGCGGAGGTCATGAGGGACCTCCCCAAGGAATTCTAG
- a CDS encoding Kae1-associated serine/threonine protein kinase → MSTSPGGADYRGALLFRGAEADILEGRWEGLEAILKVRRPLRYRLAALDDAIRLSRTTREAEMTHHAKEAGVESPHVYFVDPPAATIVMERVRGERMKDRVERSPNGAPGHFRALGRCIAKLHLAGMVHGDVTTANVILRDAGPVLLDFGLSSRTTRLEDFAVDLRLAKETTVGAHPSISAAGMRAFLEGYAEVAGPKHSRDVQRQLASIERRGRYARVA, encoded by the coding sequence CTGTCGACATCCCCTGGAGGAGCTGACTACCGGGGCGCCCTTCTGTTCAGGGGCGCCGAGGCCGACATCCTGGAAGGAAGGTGGGAGGGTCTCGAAGCGATCCTCAAGGTGCGGCGCCCCCTGAGGTACAGGCTCGCAGCCCTCGACGACGCGATCCGCCTCTCAAGGACGACACGGGAAGCTGAGATGACCCACCATGCCAAGGAGGCAGGGGTCGAGTCTCCCCATGTCTACTTCGTCGACCCGCCAGCCGCCACCATCGTCATGGAGAGGGTAAGGGGCGAGAGGATGAAGGACAGGGTCGAGAGGTCCCCCAATGGTGCGCCGGGTCACTTCAGGGCGCTCGGGAGGTGCATCGCGAAGCTTCATCTCGCCGGGATGGTCCACGGCGACGTTACCACCGCCAACGTGATCCTCAGGGACGCGGGGCCGGTCCTCCTCGACTTCGGCCTCTCCTCCCGGACGACGAGGCTCGAGGACTTCGCCGTGGACTTGCGCCTGGCCAAGGAGACAACGGTCGGAGCCCATCCTTCAATCTCCGCGGCAGGCATGCGCGCCTTCCTGGAAGGATACGCGGAGGTGGCGGGCCCCAAGCATTCGAGAGACGTCCAAAGGCAACTTGCGAGCATCGAGAGGCGGGGAAGGTACGCCCGGGTGGCCTAA